One window of Phalacrocorax carbo chromosome 1, bPhaCar2.1, whole genome shotgun sequence genomic DNA carries:
- the WASF3 gene encoding actin-binding protein WASF3 isoform X1 has protein sequence MPLVKRNIEPRHLCRGALPEGITSELECVTNSTLAAIIRQLSSLSKHAEDIFGELFNEANSFYIRANSLQDRIDRLAVKVTQLDSTVEEVSLQDINMKKAFKSSTIQDQQVVSKNSIPNPVADIYNQSDKPPPLNILSPYRDDKKDGLKFYTDPSYFFDLWKEKMLQDTEDKRKEKRRQKEQKRIDGTTREVKKVRKARNRRQEWNMMAYDKELRPDNRLSQSVYHGASSEGSLSPDTRSHASDVTDYSYPATPNHSLHQQVAMPSYGTGDGPQYMAASQSHEHEYRPPSTTVRHATLNRPQQPPPPPPQPSDGQHSSAPVVPAEYGMLPAQMVDYYNPTGPPPPPPPPMIPSAQTAFVSPLQLPAPPSHPGLVTGSTYAATHPPPSSGLVVTAPPPPGPPPPPPGPPATGSSLSSSPMHAPPATEVKRHEPAQPPISDARSDLLAAIRMGIQLKKVQEQREQEAKREPVGNDVATILSRRIAVEYSDSDDDSEFDENDWSD, from the exons ATGCCTTTGGTGAAAAGGAACATTGAACCACGGCATCTCTGCCGAGGAGCTCTGCCAGAGGGAATTACTAGTGAACTGGAATGTGTAACGAATAGTACCCTTGCTGCTATCATACGCCAGCTAAGCAGCTTAA GCAAACATGCTGAAGACATATTTGGTGAATTGTTTAATGAGGCCAACAGCTTCTACATCAGAGCAAATTCCCTTCAAGACAGAATTGATCGCCTTGCTGTTAAAGTTACCCAGCTGGATTCAACGGTAGAAGAGG TATCATTACAGGATATCAACATGAAGAAAGCATTCAAGAGCTCAACAATTCAAGATCAGCAGGTAGTTTCAAAGAACAGCATTCCTAACCCAGTGGCTGATATTTATAATCAGAGTGACAAACCTCCACCTCTGAATATTCTTTCACCTTATAG GGATGATAAGAAAGATGGATTGAAATTCTATACTGATCCTTCCTATTTTTTTgatctttggaaagaaaaaatgttacaaGATACTGAAGATAAGCgaaaagagaagaggagacaaAAG GAGCAAAAGCGTATAGATGGCACCACCCGTGAGGTGAAAAAGGTTAGAAAAGCCAGGAACAGACGCCAGGAGTGGAATATGATGGCATATGACAAAGAGCTTAGACCTGACAACAGGTTGTCTCAAAGTGTGTACCATGGAGCATCTTCCGAGGGATCACTGTCCCCAGATACTAG GTCCCATGCATCTGATGTTACAGATTATTCTTATCCTGCTACTCCGAATCATTCCCTCCATCAGCAGGTAGCAATGCCTTCATACGGAACAGGAGATGGTCCACAGTACATGGCAGCATCCCAAAGCCATGAGCATGAATACAGGCCACCCTCCACCACCGTACGACATGCTACTTTAAACAGACCTCAGCAaccacctccacctccaccccagcCTTCAGATGGCCAACATAGCTCAGCACCTGTGGTACCAGCAGAATATGG GATGCTTCCAGCTCAGATGGTGGATTACTACAATCCTACAGGtcctccccccccacctcctccccctaTGATTCCTTCAGCACAAACTGCATTTGTTAGTCCCCTTCAGCTTCCTGCGCCACCGTCCCATCCTGGACTAGTGACTGGCTCTACATATGCAGCtactcatcctcctccttctaGTGGGCTTGTTGTcactgctcctcctcctcctggcccacctcctccccctccggGCCCTCCTGCTACAGGTTcatccctctcttcctccccaatGCATGCTCCTCCAGCTACGGAGGTAAAACGTCATGAACCTGCGCAGCCGCCAATAAGTGATGCACGGAGCGATCTTCTTGCTGCCATTCGAATGG GAATTCAGCTGAAAAAGGTGCAGGAGCAACGTGAGCAAGAAGCAAAGCGAGAGCCGGTTGGAAATGATGTGGCAACCATCCTTTCAAGACGTATTGCCGTGGAATACAGTGATTCTGATGATGATTCAGAGTTTGATGAGAATGATTGGTCCGATTGA
- the WASF3 gene encoding actin-binding protein WASF3 isoform X2 has protein sequence MPLVKRNIEPRHLCRGALPEGITSELECVTNSTLAAIIRQLSSLSKHAEDIFGELFNEANSFYIRANSLQDRIDRLAVKVTQLDSTVEEVSLQDINMKKAFKSSTIQDQQVVSKNSIPNPVADIYNQSDKPPPLNILSPYRDDKKDGLKFYTDPSYFFDLWKEKMLQDTEDKRKEKRRQKREKHKLNPNRNQQINVRKVRTRKEEWERRKMGIEFMSDAKKMEQAGSMKEDKMPKGSHASDVTDYSYPATPNHSLHQQVAMPSYGTGDGPQYMAASQSHEHEYRPPSTTVRHATLNRPQQPPPPPPQPSDGQHSSAPVVPAEYGMLPAQMVDYYNPTGPPPPPPPPMIPSAQTAFVSPLQLPAPPSHPGLVTGSTYAATHPPPSSGLVVTAPPPPGPPPPPPGPPATGSSLSSSPMHAPPATEVKRHEPAQPPISDARSDLLAAIRMGIQLKKVQEQREQEAKREPVGNDVATILSRRIAVEYSDSDDDSEFDENDWSD, from the exons ATGCCTTTGGTGAAAAGGAACATTGAACCACGGCATCTCTGCCGAGGAGCTCTGCCAGAGGGAATTACTAGTGAACTGGAATGTGTAACGAATAGTACCCTTGCTGCTATCATACGCCAGCTAAGCAGCTTAA GCAAACATGCTGAAGACATATTTGGTGAATTGTTTAATGAGGCCAACAGCTTCTACATCAGAGCAAATTCCCTTCAAGACAGAATTGATCGCCTTGCTGTTAAAGTTACCCAGCTGGATTCAACGGTAGAAGAGG TATCATTACAGGATATCAACATGAAGAAAGCATTCAAGAGCTCAACAATTCAAGATCAGCAGGTAGTTTCAAAGAACAGCATTCCTAACCCAGTGGCTGATATTTATAATCAGAGTGACAAACCTCCACCTCTGAATATTCTTTCACCTTATAG GGATGATAAGAAAGATGGATTGAAATTCTATACTGATCCTTCCTATTTTTTTgatctttggaaagaaaaaatgttacaaGATACTGAAGATAAGCgaaaagagaagaggagacaaAAG AGAGAGAAACACAAGCTGAATCCAAACAGAAACCAGCAAATTAATGTGAGAAAAGtaagaacaagaaaagaagagtgggagagaaggaaaatgggcaTTGAGTTCATGAGTGACgcaaagaaaatggaacagGCAGGAAGCATGAAAGAGGACAAAATGCCCAAAGG GTCCCATGCATCTGATGTTACAGATTATTCTTATCCTGCTACTCCGAATCATTCCCTCCATCAGCAGGTAGCAATGCCTTCATACGGAACAGGAGATGGTCCACAGTACATGGCAGCATCCCAAAGCCATGAGCATGAATACAGGCCACCCTCCACCACCGTACGACATGCTACTTTAAACAGACCTCAGCAaccacctccacctccaccccagcCTTCAGATGGCCAACATAGCTCAGCACCTGTGGTACCAGCAGAATATGG GATGCTTCCAGCTCAGATGGTGGATTACTACAATCCTACAGGtcctccccccccacctcctccccctaTGATTCCTTCAGCACAAACTGCATTTGTTAGTCCCCTTCAGCTTCCTGCGCCACCGTCCCATCCTGGACTAGTGACTGGCTCTACATATGCAGCtactcatcctcctccttctaGTGGGCTTGTTGTcactgctcctcctcctcctggcccacctcctccccctccggGCCCTCCTGCTACAGGTTcatccctctcttcctccccaatGCATGCTCCTCCAGCTACGGAGGTAAAACGTCATGAACCTGCGCAGCCGCCAATAAGTGATGCACGGAGCGATCTTCTTGCTGCCATTCGAATGG GAATTCAGCTGAAAAAGGTGCAGGAGCAACGTGAGCAAGAAGCAAAGCGAGAGCCGGTTGGAAATGATGTGGCAACCATCCTTTCAAGACGTATTGCCGTGGAATACAGTGATTCTGATGATGATTCAGAGTTTGATGAGAATGATTGGTCCGATTGA